In Brevibacillus brevis NBRC 100599, a single genomic region encodes these proteins:
- a CDS encoding eCIS core domain-containing protein, translating to MRRYETSKPSMDATHKKPGAPVSRPMLQMNQVQRKASHSSHILSLQKTLGNQAVQRMLAKTPLQKSENLSSSSGRSLPDSVQAKMENAFHTDFSDVQIHPESSVASQIGAVAFAQGNDIHFAPGTYQPETQSGQQLLGHELTHVVQQRQGRVKANVPDSSLPINDDPALEAEADRYGSLAAVGTVTDGTGTDAGSSVSSPIIQGTWDEDVKDARRMWDKHVEKTNNLDEGTVSELFEQVGDVDNYFDKVRYGISLHAKISDIFSVTGGNYTELEEAQRLFGENITPFFGKDKDDDPDIDYTYLEEQQNDTPKEDRMLEEDEDDSTVSYEEKRVAMEIKTISSHDDSQIGSRIHEAIGQLDKRRDTNRYKEYVIVIQKYHPENPWPYTAAENKANAPLGDLKARLTARLSNMNSLPGYDIKVIFRGITKGTPTGGTGNVDPVFIIPEHIRYSNMPSYTVECYYCGSSNTGWLVGDPIPE from the coding sequence ATGCGACGCTATGAAACTAGCAAGCCGTCTATGGATGCGACCCATAAAAAACCGGGTGCACCTGTTTCCAGACCCATGCTCCAAATGAACCAGGTCCAAAGAAAGGCGAGTCACTCTTCCCACATCCTTTCTCTACAAAAGACTCTTGGCAATCAGGCTGTGCAGCGCATGTTAGCGAAGACTCCCTTGCAAAAATCGGAGAATCTCTCTTCCAGCAGCGGTCGCTCCCTCCCTGATTCCGTCCAAGCAAAAATGGAGAATGCTTTTCACACTGATTTTTCAGATGTACAGATTCATCCAGAATCGTCTGTTGCCTCACAAATCGGGGCGGTTGCCTTTGCCCAAGGGAATGACATTCACTTTGCCCCGGGGACGTATCAACCAGAGACGCAAAGCGGTCAGCAGCTACTCGGCCATGAGCTAACACACGTGGTTCAGCAACGACAAGGACGGGTAAAAGCGAACGTTCCTGATTCCAGCTTGCCCATCAATGATGATCCGGCTCTGGAAGCGGAAGCGGATCGCTATGGGTCACTGGCAGCTGTTGGTACCGTGACGGATGGTACAGGTACGGATGCTGGTAGTTCCGTATCATCTCCGATTATCCAAGGCACTTGGGACGAAGATGTAAAAGATGCACGCAGAATGTGGGACAAACATGTGGAAAAAACAAATAACCTGGATGAAGGAACGGTAAGTGAGCTTTTTGAGCAAGTGGGCGACGTAGATAACTACTTTGACAAAGTACGTTACGGTATCAGTCTGCACGCCAAAATTTCCGATATTTTCTCGGTTACGGGTGGGAATTATACAGAACTGGAAGAGGCACAGCGTCTATTCGGAGAAAATATCACGCCCTTTTTCGGAAAGGATAAGGACGACGATCCTGACATTGATTACACCTATTTGGAGGAGCAGCAAAACGACACGCCTAAGGAAGACCGCATGCTGGAGGAGGATGAGGATGATTCAACCGTTTCATACGAGGAAAAACGTGTGGCTATGGAGATCAAGACAATCAGCTCTCATGACGATTCCCAAATTGGCTCCCGGATTCATGAAGCGATCGGTCAATTAGATAAGCGGCGGGATACGAATCGATATAAAGAGTATGTCATTGTCATTCAAAAGTATCATCCTGAAAACCCTTGGCCGTACACCGCTGCCGAAAATAAGGCCAACGCCCCACTGGGTGATCTCAAGGCTAGACTGACCGCTAGATTGAGCAATATGAACAGTCTGCCAGGGTATGATATCAAGGTAATTTTCCGGGGCATTACAAAAGGAACCCCAACGGGGGGAACCGGAAACGTCGACCCGGTCTTCATAATCCCGGAACATATACGTTATTCGAACATGCCCTCTTATACAGTCGAATGCTATTACTGTGGCAGCTCCAATACTGGGTGGTTGGTAGGCGACCCTATCCCTGAATAA
- a CDS encoding pyridoxamine 5'-phosphate oxidase family protein, with translation MSGFGIFRDVITSEQQLREMVGEPSRLVQNKAIPQLDDHSRNYIAQAPFLIIATADKDGHCDASPRGDAPGFVHVIDDHHLVIPERPGNKRMDSITNILVNPHIGLIFLIPTLEETFRVNGKACIIRDEEILAKMAVNGKAPTLGIGVKVEECFVHCAKAFMRSGLWKPESWPAEGTTPNVAQMLADHVKLPGVTAKEVAEGLQDSYTNRLY, from the coding sequence ATGTCAGGATTCGGAATTTTCCGTGATGTTATTACGTCAGAGCAGCAGCTGCGCGAAATGGTCGGAGAGCCAAGCCGTCTCGTACAGAACAAGGCGATACCCCAACTGGATGACCATAGCCGCAATTACATTGCCCAAGCGCCATTTCTCATCATTGCCACAGCAGACAAAGATGGCCATTGCGATGCTTCGCCACGTGGAGATGCGCCTGGCTTTGTGCATGTCATCGATGATCACCATCTGGTCATCCCTGAGCGCCCAGGAAACAAGCGGATGGACTCTATTACGAATATTTTGGTCAACCCGCATATTGGGCTTATCTTTTTGATTCCTACGCTGGAAGAGACGTTCCGCGTGAATGGCAAGGCATGCATTATTCGCGATGAAGAAATACTGGCGAAGATGGCGGTAAACGGGAAGGCGCCAACGCTCGGAATCGGAGTAAAGGTAGAGGAGTGCTTCGTCCACTGTGCGAAGGCATTTATGCGCTCTGGTCTATGGAAGCCGGAGTCCTGGCCGGCAGAGGGGACGACTCCTAATGTCGCACAAATGCTGGCGGATCATGTAAAGCTTCCGGGTGTGACGGCAAAAGAAGTGGCAGAGGGCTTGCAAGACAGCTATACGAATCGATTGTATTAA
- a CDS encoding YjiH family protein codes for MGNISNSNLAPHPSQQAVSTTHAWKFFVFSLIGIFVFFIPVTVNDTSSIMLDHIVTWVRQIMPGAIPVYALLVIVLGAIYPFVTGSWKQSKVNLVFSALKVLGVPIALLIYFQAGPAWLLDKNMGPFLFEKLVIPVGMVVPIGSVFLALLVGYGLLEFIGVLVQPIMRPIWKTPGRSAVDAVASFVGSYSIGLLITNRVFKEGKYTIKEAAIIATGFSTVSATFMIVIAKTLDLMNYWNLYFWVSLVVTFLVTAVTVRIWPLSNMSDAYYQDNGDPEKVIKEKRLRQAWTEAMDAAGKALPLTRNIWENLRDGFIMTMSILPSIMSVGLLGLVLAEFTPLFDWLGYLFYPLTWLLQIPEPMLAAKASAIEIAEMFLPALLVVKAPLVTKFVIAVVSVSSILFFSATIPCILSTEIPISIPKLLVIWVERTILTLLFVTPLAFFLLP; via the coding sequence ATGGGCAATATTTCGAACAGCAATCTTGCGCCGCATCCTAGTCAGCAAGCCGTATCCACCACACATGCTTGGAAGTTTTTTGTTTTTAGCCTCATTGGTATTTTCGTCTTTTTTATTCCTGTTACCGTTAATGACACAAGCTCAATTATGCTCGATCATATCGTGACATGGGTTCGTCAAATCATGCCGGGTGCAATACCGGTGTACGCTTTGCTTGTGATTGTGCTTGGGGCCATTTATCCGTTTGTGACAGGCAGTTGGAAGCAGAGCAAAGTAAACCTCGTCTTTTCGGCGCTAAAAGTACTGGGTGTGCCTATCGCTCTGTTGATTTATTTTCAGGCGGGTCCTGCATGGTTGCTGGACAAGAATATGGGGCCATTTCTCTTCGAAAAGCTAGTGATTCCCGTAGGCATGGTGGTTCCGATCGGCTCCGTGTTCTTGGCTCTGCTGGTTGGCTACGGCCTTTTGGAGTTTATTGGAGTATTGGTACAACCGATCATGCGCCCGATTTGGAAAACACCTGGCCGTTCTGCAGTAGATGCGGTGGCATCCTTTGTGGGAAGCTATTCGATCGGTCTTTTGATCACGAACCGGGTATTCAAAGAAGGCAAATATACAATAAAAGAAGCAGCCATTATTGCAACCGGCTTTTCCACCGTTTCTGCGACATTTATGATCGTGATTGCAAAAACATTGGATTTGATGAATTACTGGAATCTTTACTTCTGGGTGTCGCTCGTGGTGACGTTTCTCGTAACCGCAGTGACTGTGCGTATTTGGCCGCTGTCCAACATGAGCGATGCGTATTACCAGGACAACGGCGATCCTGAAAAAGTAATCAAGGAAAAACGGCTGCGCCAGGCGTGGACGGAAGCGATGGATGCAGCGGGAAAAGCACTGCCGCTTACACGGAACATTTGGGAGAACTTGCGGGATGGCTTTATCATGACCATGAGTATTCTTCCGTCCATCATGTCGGTCGGTTTGCTCGGGTTGGTGCTGGCCGAATTTACCCCTTTGTTTGACTGGTTAGGCTACTTGTTTTATCCACTAACATGGCTCTTGCAAATTCCAGAGCCAATGCTGGCGGCAAAGGCGTCAGCGATCGAAATTGCCGAAATGTTTTTACCCGCACTCCTAGTGGTAAAAGCGCCTCTGGTCACTAAGTTTGTCATTGCCGTTGTTTCGGTTTCTTCTATCCTGTTCTTTTCCGCGACGATTCCTTGCATTTTGTCTACCGAGATTCCAATTAGTATTCCAAAGCTTCTGGTGATTTGGGTAGAGCGTACGATCCTGACGCTGCTGTTTGTTACCCCACTGGCTTTCTTTCTTCTGCCATAA
- the hutI gene encoding imidazolonepropionase, with product MTKPVWIRHASQLATLAGGSSSPVVGAKMNELSIIEDGSIWLEDGVIQRVGTDEDLALHYRDRTHEAQIIDASGKLVTPGLIDPHTHLVHAGSRQNEFNMRLNGATYMEIMNNGGGIHSTTAATRAATHEELFAQSKQRLDQFLLHGVTTVEAKSGYGLTLEDELKQLEVAKQLNEAHPIDIVSTFMGAHAVPREYKENPDAFVDMVIEEMIPEVARRKLAVFNDVFCERGVFTPEQSRRILEAGVRHGLLPKIHADEIEPYEGAELAASVGAVSADHLLRASDKGIEQMAEAGVIAVLLPGTAFFLMAESANGRKMIDRGVAVAISTDCNPGSSPTVSLPLIMNLGCLKMGMTPAEVLTAATINAAHAIRCAHEVGSLEVGKKADVTIFDVPDFMTLQYRYGINHVNTVIKNGTIVVAEGRLA from the coding sequence ATGACAAAACCTGTATGGATTCGCCACGCCAGTCAGCTTGCCACGCTGGCTGGTGGCTCCTCTTCCCCGGTAGTAGGAGCGAAAATGAATGAATTGTCGATCATCGAGGACGGAAGCATCTGGCTGGAAGACGGCGTTATCCAGCGAGTGGGAACAGATGAAGATCTGGCGCTTCACTATCGAGACCGTACGCATGAGGCGCAAATCATCGATGCTTCGGGCAAGCTGGTCACGCCAGGGCTGATCGATCCGCATACACATCTAGTGCACGCGGGCAGTCGGCAAAACGAGTTTAACATGCGGCTAAATGGTGCGACCTATATGGAGATTATGAATAATGGCGGAGGGATTCACTCGACTACCGCAGCGACCCGTGCAGCTACCCATGAAGAGCTGTTTGCCCAGAGCAAGCAGCGTCTTGACCAGTTTTTGTTGCATGGAGTCACAACCGTCGAGGCGAAAAGCGGCTACGGCCTGACACTGGAAGATGAGCTAAAGCAGCTCGAGGTCGCCAAGCAGTTGAACGAAGCACATCCCATCGACATCGTCAGTACTTTTATGGGTGCACATGCTGTGCCACGTGAATACAAGGAGAATCCGGATGCGTTTGTAGACATGGTCATCGAGGAAATGATCCCGGAGGTCGCTCGACGCAAGCTGGCTGTTTTTAACGATGTATTTTGCGAAAGAGGTGTGTTCACTCCGGAGCAATCCCGACGCATTCTCGAAGCAGGGGTCCGTCATGGGCTATTGCCGAAGATTCATGCAGACGAAATCGAACCGTATGAAGGGGCAGAGCTGGCAGCTTCGGTTGGCGCGGTATCTGCGGATCATTTGTTGCGCGCCTCAGACAAGGGGATTGAACAGATGGCAGAAGCGGGCGTCATCGCTGTGTTACTGCCTGGTACGGCATTTTTCCTGATGGCAGAGTCAGCAAATGGCAGGAAAATGATCGATCGTGGCGTGGCTGTCGCGATTTCAACGGATTGCAATCCGGGCTCGTCTCCAACGGTTTCGCTCCCACTCATCATGAATCTGGGTTGCCTGAAAATGGGGATGACGCCAGCCGAGGTGCTGACAGCAGCAACCATCAATGCTGCTCACGCAATCCGCTGCGCGCATGAAGTCGGCAGCCTTGAGGTGGGGAAAAAAGCGGATGTCACGATTTTTGACGTTCCTGATTTCATGACCTTGCAATATCGGTATGGGATCAACCACGTAAACACGGTCATCAAAAACGGAACGATTGTCGTTGCTGAGGGCAGACTGGCGTAA
- the hutU gene encoding urocanate hydratase, translated as MTTTQSVEQLIQAFSGTQLHTKGWVQEAALRMLLNNLNPDVAERTEDLVVYGGIGKAARNWECFDAIVKTLQTLESDETLLIQSGKPVAVFKSHTDAPRVLLANSNLVPAWANWEHFHELDKKGLMMYGQMTAGSWIYIGSQGIVQGTYETFAELARQHFEGTLTGTITVTAGLGGMGGAQPLAVSLNGGVSINIEVDPTRIQRRLDTKYLDVMTASLDEAIRLAEEAKRDKKGISIGLLGNAPEVLDAMLARDFIPDVLTDQTSSHDPLNGYIPIGMSLEEAAELRTRDPKAYESRAKASIAEHVRAMLAMQEKGAVTFDYGNNIRQVAKNEGVEDAFRFPGFVPAYIRPQFCEGKGPFRWVALSGDPEDIYKTDEVILREFSYNTHLCNWIRMAQERIQFQGLPSRICWLGYGERARFGQIINEMVARGELSAPIVIGRDHLDSGSVASPNRETEAMKDGSDAVADWPILNAMINAVGGASWVSVHHGGGVGMGYSLHAGMVIVADGTPEAARRLERVLTTDPGMGIVRHVDAGYDLAIQTAKEKGVNIPMMKE; from the coding sequence ATGACGACGACACAATCCGTTGAACAATTGATCCAAGCCTTTTCCGGTACCCAATTACATACAAAGGGATGGGTGCAGGAAGCTGCGCTGCGCATGCTTTTGAATAACCTCAATCCTGATGTAGCGGAGCGTACAGAGGATCTGGTCGTATACGGCGGAATTGGCAAGGCGGCACGGAACTGGGAATGCTTCGATGCGATTGTCAAAACATTGCAAACGTTAGAGAGCGATGAAACACTCCTCATCCAGTCTGGGAAGCCAGTTGCTGTATTCAAATCGCATACCGATGCACCGCGTGTGCTGTTGGCAAACTCGAACCTGGTGCCTGCCTGGGCGAATTGGGAGCATTTCCACGAGCTGGACAAAAAGGGTTTGATGATGTACGGACAAATGACAGCAGGAAGCTGGATTTACATTGGCAGCCAGGGCATCGTACAAGGAACGTATGAGACGTTTGCAGAGCTGGCACGCCAGCATTTTGAAGGCACGCTGACTGGAACGATTACCGTCACAGCAGGCTTGGGCGGCATGGGTGGTGCGCAACCATTGGCCGTATCGCTCAATGGCGGTGTGAGCATCAATATCGAGGTGGACCCGACCCGTATCCAACGCAGACTGGACACGAAATACCTGGATGTAATGACAGCTAGTCTGGATGAAGCGATCCGTTTGGCGGAAGAAGCGAAACGTGACAAAAAAGGCATTTCCATCGGTTTGTTGGGCAATGCTCCCGAAGTGCTGGATGCCATGCTGGCTCGCGACTTTATCCCGGATGTGCTGACGGACCAGACCTCCTCGCATGATCCACTCAATGGCTACATTCCCATCGGTATGTCACTGGAGGAAGCAGCTGAACTACGGACACGCGATCCGAAAGCGTACGAATCTCGGGCAAAAGCAAGCATCGCTGAGCACGTCCGCGCGATGCTCGCCATGCAGGAAAAAGGAGCCGTCACTTTCGACTATGGTAACAACATCAGGCAGGTGGCAAAAAACGAGGGTGTGGAGGATGCGTTCCGCTTTCCTGGTTTTGTGCCAGCCTATATCCGTCCGCAGTTTTGCGAGGGCAAGGGGCCGTTCCGTTGGGTAGCGCTGTCTGGCGATCCTGAGGATATTTACAAGACAGACGAAGTCATCCTGCGCGAGTTTTCCTACAACACGCATCTGTGCAACTGGATTCGCATGGCACAGGAGCGCATTCAGTTCCAGGGACTGCCTTCCCGCATTTGCTGGTTAGGCTATGGCGAGCGTGCGCGTTTTGGTCAAATCATCAATGAGATGGTGGCACGCGGTGAGCTATCGGCCCCTATCGTCATTGGGCGTGACCATCTGGACTCCGGTTCTGTCGCTTCGCCAAACCGTGAGACGGAAGCGATGAAGGATGGCAGCGACGCGGTTGCAGACTGGCCGATTCTCAATGCCATGATCAATGCGGTAGGCGGAGCGAGCTGGGTATCTGTACACCATGGAGGCGGTGTTGGCATGGGATACTCTCTCCACGCAGGAATGGTCATCGTGGCAGATGGTACTCCAGAAGCAGCACGTCGTCTGGAGCGTGTCCTCACGACCGATCCAGGCATGGGCATCGTCCGCCATGTGGATGCAGGCTACGACCTCGCGATTCAAACAGCCAAGGAAAAAGGCGTCAACATTCCGATGATGAAGGAGTAA
- a CDS encoding helix-turn-helix domain-containing protein, with translation MPSILIADRDSNERIGIGWLVNSYAIPYDKVHSAGTMEDVFEMMEAHTPEVLCIELDMIGRGQWDRLKLLVDQYRPTVVVTTSEATFERAMQGIGLFARDLWLKPQTPEYIRRILTRCCQERLDRKRVNEEKGTGADKHRDVSYLDLFFPGHVQAKSYSLMLAQLEDPKRHPELLRFFEEYPFRDKPDLLPLGETIVGVFPMDAAVSPSTLHQMGKRLLMDWEANNDAPLFLVMYDASNHEQSLNENYAEASQALQVRFFKGYRQVTVMDNPVNWTMIDPFLTPAEQRTWVEMLDEGNREELKQWLYTHFFYKEEPYPEPGLLRIRLTSILAQVRRYMKSRGLDSAPLEEEYHRVFETILYSPILYRIVVELLLFINQLLDAAHHPIDESRVDVVEQAIRYIEGRYTDPALRLEEVARYIDRSPSYFSTLLAQKQGSSFRQILTSLRVKEARRLLLETSLSVQEVAERCGFINANYFSKIFKEKTGTTPRLLRNQKKR, from the coding sequence ATGCCCAGCATTTTGATAGCGGATCGAGACTCGAACGAAAGAATCGGGATCGGATGGCTCGTCAACAGCTATGCCATTCCGTATGACAAGGTGCATAGTGCCGGGACCATGGAAGACGTTTTTGAAATGATGGAAGCGCATACACCGGAAGTGCTCTGTATTGAACTAGACATGATCGGGCGCGGGCAGTGGGACCGACTGAAGCTTTTGGTGGATCAATATCGTCCGACTGTTGTGGTGACCACATCAGAGGCGACATTTGAGCGCGCGATGCAGGGAATTGGACTTTTTGCACGCGATCTATGGTTAAAGCCACAGACACCGGAATACATCAGGAGAATCCTGACGAGATGCTGTCAGGAGCGCTTGGATCGAAAGCGAGTGAACGAAGAGAAGGGAACAGGAGCGGACAAACACAGGGATGTCTCGTATCTAGACCTGTTTTTCCCCGGGCATGTACAAGCCAAGTCTTACTCGCTCATGCTGGCTCAATTGGAGGACCCGAAGCGGCATCCTGAGCTGCTGCGCTTTTTTGAAGAATATCCGTTTCGCGACAAACCTGATCTTTTGCCGTTAGGGGAGACCATTGTGGGGGTTTTTCCAATGGATGCTGCGGTCTCGCCTTCTACGCTCCACCAAATGGGCAAGCGTTTGCTGATGGACTGGGAAGCAAACAATGATGCGCCACTCTTTTTGGTCATGTATGACGCAAGTAACCATGAGCAGAGCTTGAACGAAAATTATGCGGAGGCGAGCCAAGCCCTGCAAGTGCGCTTTTTCAAAGGATATCGGCAAGTGACGGTTATGGACAATCCCGTGAATTGGACGATGATAGACCCATTTTTGACGCCCGCCGAACAGCGCACCTGGGTAGAAATGCTGGATGAAGGTAATCGGGAAGAGTTGAAGCAGTGGCTGTATACACACTTCTTTTACAAGGAAGAGCCTTATCCAGAGCCGGGATTGTTGCGTATTCGGCTGACGAGTATTTTGGCCCAAGTCAGACGGTACATGAAATCACGTGGTCTTGACTCCGCACCTTTGGAAGAAGAGTATCACCGGGTTTTCGAAACGATTCTGTACTCGCCGATCTTGTATCGGATCGTAGTGGAACTGCTGCTGTTCATCAATCAGCTTCTTGATGCTGCTCACCATCCCATCGACGAATCACGTGTGGATGTCGTGGAACAGGCGATTCGCTATATAGAAGGACGTTATACCGATCCGGCACTGCGCCTGGAGGAAGTCGCACGCTATATCGACCGGAGCCCATCCTATTTCAGTACGCTGCTCGCGCAAAAGCAAGGAAGCTCTTTCCGCCAGATTCTCACTTCCTTGCGGGTAAAAGAAGCACGTCGATTGCTTCTCGAAACATCCTTGTCTGTCCAAGAGGTGGCAGAGCGATGTGGATTCATTAACGCGAATTATTTCAGTAAAATTTTTAAGGAAAAGACAGGGACAACCCCACGTTTGTTACGAAATCAGAAGAAAAGATAG
- the lepB gene encoding signal peptidase I: protein MREVLGWIRSITFAVVFALVLGIFVFQPFKVDGHSMDPTLQDEQRIYVSKLSHTFSYLPDYGDIVVIDSRVERNRTLMDDIMGHPLVSLVTGQADDHTMYVKRVIGKPGDVLEFKDNKVYRNGEALNEPYIKETMEYVADGKITVPADHIFVMGDNRNHSTDSRDIGFIPLDHVMGTMIENPLKK, encoded by the coding sequence ATGAGAGAAGTATTAGGATGGATTCGATCGATAACCTTTGCTGTCGTTTTCGCTCTTGTCCTCGGAATTTTTGTATTTCAACCATTCAAGGTTGATGGGCATTCCATGGACCCTACCTTACAAGACGAACAGCGCATATATGTGTCTAAACTATCACACACGTTTTCTTATTTGCCAGATTACGGCGATATTGTCGTGATCGACAGTCGGGTAGAACGAAACCGTACATTGATGGACGATATCATGGGGCATCCCTTGGTGTCGCTGGTCACAGGTCAAGCTGATGATCACACGATGTATGTCAAGCGCGTCATTGGAAAACCAGGCGACGTACTGGAGTTCAAAGACAACAAGGTGTATCGAAACGGTGAGGCATTGAACGAACCATACATCAAAGAAACGATGGAATATGTAGCGGACGGAAAGATCACGGTTCCAGCCGATCATATTTTTGTCATGGGAGATAACCGAAATCACAGCACAGATTCCCGCGATATTGGCTTTATTCCGCTGGATCATGTGATGGGAACCATGATCGAAAATCCTCTTAAGAAGTAA
- a CDS encoding sigma-54-dependent Fis family transcriptional regulator, giving the protein MPLRDIQESVQQIASAVASVLRVEVEIADSQFLRIAGTGKNEAGVLRTMAGEDHIYRESLLAGHPVVIMNPGQDERCRPCMHYGNCTETGEICCPIQLDNENIGVIGLLAFDEEQRERLFADVDAILTYLQKMAELIAIKLKEHYLYVEQLHTVEKLRVVMDEMDKAVFLVDQDNRIIQANQRARQYLQLDHDDSQTAEWIDAIRLADAAQSAPKQVVLSVGQEDKTFLFAIKPILLAGTVKEWVITLDDVQEVVQIARQVSGYSEPDPFRMIGGNSPAIVQAKEVARRVAASDSTVLLQGESGTGKELFAKAIHQASPRRDEPFLSINCAAIPEHLMESELFGYEEGSFTGARKGGKPGLFEVAGKGTLFLDEIGDMSMHLQSKLLRVLQEKELYRIGGNGKPIRLAARIIAATHLDLQERVDAGLFRLDLYYRLHVIPIHLPSLRERREDILPLANDILLAHANRVGKGLHGFSKETQNILFHHDWRGNVRELENVIEYAVNMEATSWVQPASLPIRTGRLRESSPHSVEESQGPFDWQKQGLLLKELERAAIDTAMQQIRDRNGRKEEAAALLGISRATLFRKLREYGIT; this is encoded by the coding sequence ATGCCCTTGCGAGATATTCAAGAGAGTGTGCAACAGATTGCTTCGGCTGTTGCATCCGTTTTGCGCGTAGAGGTAGAGATTGCGGACAGTCAGTTTTTGCGGATCGCAGGGACGGGGAAGAATGAGGCTGGCGTTTTGCGGACGATGGCAGGAGAGGATCATATATATCGGGAGTCGTTGCTCGCTGGACATCCTGTTGTGATCATGAATCCGGGGCAGGATGAGCGGTGTCGACCCTGTATGCATTATGGAAATTGTACGGAGACGGGAGAGATTTGCTGCCCGATACAATTAGACAATGAAAATATTGGGGTGATCGGCCTACTCGCTTTCGATGAGGAGCAGCGCGAGCGGTTGTTTGCAGATGTGGACGCGATATTGACCTATTTGCAAAAAATGGCCGAGCTGATCGCCATTAAGCTAAAAGAGCACTACTTGTACGTCGAGCAGTTGCATACGGTAGAAAAGCTGCGTGTCGTCATGGATGAAATGGATAAAGCAGTCTTTCTCGTCGATCAAGACAATCGAATTATTCAGGCGAACCAGCGTGCCCGTCAATATTTGCAGCTCGATCATGACGACAGTCAAACGGCAGAATGGATAGATGCCATCCGACTTGCAGATGCTGCGCAGTCAGCGCCAAAGCAGGTCGTTTTGTCAGTCGGGCAGGAAGATAAGACATTTTTGTTTGCCATCAAGCCCATTCTACTGGCCGGAACGGTCAAAGAATGGGTGATTACGCTTGATGATGTGCAGGAAGTCGTGCAAATCGCAAGGCAGGTTAGTGGATATTCGGAGCCCGACCCTTTTCGGATGATTGGTGGTAACAGTCCTGCGATTGTACAGGCAAAGGAAGTAGCAAGACGTGTGGCGGCCAGTGATTCGACTGTCCTGCTCCAAGGTGAAAGTGGAACCGGAAAGGAGCTCTTTGCCAAAGCCATTCATCAGGCAAGCCCTCGCCGTGACGAGCCGTTCCTTTCGATTAATTGCGCCGCAATCCCTGAGCATTTGATGGAAAGCGAGTTGTTCGGTTACGAGGAAGGCTCATTTACAGGAGCACGAAAAGGTGGAAAACCGGGTTTGTTTGAGGTCGCAGGTAAAGGCACACTGTTCCTCGATGAAATCGGAGATATGTCTATGCATTTACAGAGCAAGCTGCTGCGCGTCTTGCAAGAAAAGGAACTGTACCGAATAGGAGGGAACGGCAAGCCTATACGCTTAGCGGCAAGGATCATTGCAGCGACCCATCTGGATTTGCAGGAGCGGGTAGACGCGGGGCTGTTTCGGCTGGACCTGTACTATCGGTTGCATGTGATTCCCATCCACTTGCCCTCGCTACGAGAACGAAGAGAGGATATCCTGCCTTTGGCAAACGATATCCTTTTGGCGCATGCGAATCGGGTGGGGAAGGGGTTGCACGGTTTTTCCAAGGAGACGCAAAACATCCTGTTCCATCACGACTGGAGAGGAAACGTCCGAGAGTTGGAAAATGTCATCGAATATGCGGTCAATATGGAGGCAACCTCTTGGGTCCAGCCTGCGAGCTTGCCCATTCGAACGGGAAGGCTACGTGAATCTTCTCCGCATTCCGTAGAAGAAAGTCAGGGGCCATTTGATTGGCAAAAGCAAGGACTCCTGCTGAAAGAATTGGAACGAGCGGCAATCGATACCGCGATGCAACAAATCCGTGATAGAAACGGAAGAAAAGAAGAAGCAGCTGCGCTATTAGGTATAAGCCGGGCAACGCTGTTTCGGAAACTGCGCGAGTACGGTATCACCTGA